The Thalassophryne amazonica chromosome 13, fThaAma1.1, whole genome shotgun sequence genome window below encodes:
- the vdac2 gene encoding voltage-dependent anion-selective channel protein 2 translates to MATVPPSYADLGKSAKDIFNKGYGFGLVKLDVKTKSANGVEFKTSGSSNTDTSKVVGSLETKYKKTDYGLTFTEKWNTDNTLGTEITIEDQIAKGLKLTFDTTFSPNTGKKSGKVKTAYKREYVNVGCDVDFDFAGPTIHGAGVVGYEGWLAGYQMSFDTAKSKMIQNNFAIGYRTGDFQLHTNVNDGAEFGGSIYQKVSDKLETAVNLAWTAGNNSTRFGIAAKYQLDQDASISAKVNNNSLVGVGYTQTLRPGVKLTLSSLVDGKNINAGGHKLGLGLELEA, encoded by the exons ATGGCGACAGTGCCTCCTTCATATGCTGACCTGGGTAAATCTGCTAAAGACATCTTCAACAAAGGCTATG GATTTGGCTTGGTGAAGCTTGATGTCAAAACAAAGTCAGCCAATGGTGTG GAATTTAAAACATCTGGTTCATCCAACACTGATACCAGCAAAGTGGTGGGGAGCCTGGAAACTAAATATAAGAAGACAGACTATGGGCTGACCTTCACTGAGAAGTGGAACACTGACAACACACTTGGAACAGAAATTACCATTGAAGATCAG ATTGCCAAGGGACTGAAGCTGACTTTTGACACAACCTTCTCACCAAACACTGG CAAGAAGAGCGGAAAAGTTAAGACTGCTTACAAGCGTGAGTATGTCAACGTGGGCTGTGACGTGGACTTCGACTTCGCTGGCCCCACCATTCATGGAGCTGGTGTGGTCGGCTACGAGGGCTGGCTCGCCGGTTACCAGATGTCCTTTGACACCGCAAAATCCAAGATGATTCAGAACAACTTTGCCATTGGCTACAGGACAGGCGATTTCCAACTGCATACTAATGT CAATGATGGAGCTGAGTTTGGAGGGTCCATCTACCAGAAGGTGAGCGACAAGCTCGAGACGGCAGTCAACCTGGCATGGACTGCTGGCAACAACAGCACACGGTTTGGTATTGCAGCCAAATACCAGCTGGATCAGGATGCCTCAATCAGT GCTAAAGTGAACAACAATAGCCTTGTTGGTGTTGGATACACCCAGACTCTTAGACCAG GTGTGAAGCTCACGCTGTCTAGCCTGGTTGATGGAAAAAACATCAATGCAGGAGGCCACAAGCTGGGTCTTGGTTTGGAACTGGAGGCTTAA